GGAAGAGAGAGTTTCTATGAGATAATAAAAGAGTATAAAAAAGATAGACTTAGTATATTTATAAGCCATCGTATAGAAGAGGTTTCTAATATCGTAAATAGAAGAATTGAACTTGATTTAGGAAAGGTTGTTTTAGATGAAAAAATTTAGTTTTTTGTTAATTTTTGTTTTAGGTTTATTTTTTACAGCTTGTGATTCACAAATTGATACAACAGCAAAAGAGGTAAAATTTGATAGAGAGATTTGTGAAAGATGTAAGATGATTATTAGTGATAGAAATTATGCAGTTCAAATAATTAATCCAAATGATGGTAAAAGGTACTATCATGATGACATAGGTTGTGCAGTTTTATGGTTTAAAGAGAATGGTATAACTTGGGAAAAAGAGGCAATTATTTATGTAACAGATGCAAAAACAGGAAAATGGCTTGATGTAAAAAAAGCGTTTTGGACTTTTGGAGCAACTACTCCTATGGATTTTGGATTTAGTGCTTATGAACAAAGACAAGATGGTGTAGAAAATTATGATTATAGTTATACTAGAGAAAAAATATTAGGACAAAATAGATGAAAAATCTATTTTTAGTTTTTAAAACTGATATAAGTGAAGCTTTAAGGTCCAAATGGTTTTTAGTTTATACTTTAGTTTTTGGTGGAATTATAGCTTTGTTTTTTATAACAGGTATTACTGAATCAAGAATTCAAGGTTTTAGTGGTCTTAGTAGATTACTACTAATTTTTATTGAAATTTGTATAGTAATTGTTCCTATATTTATTTTGATAAATACAGTACGAACAATTGCAGGTGAGAGAGATAGTAATATTTTAGAGTATATGTTATCTTTTCCAATTTCACTAAAAGAGTATTTTTTTGGAAAGTTTTTTGGAAAACTTTTTGTTGTAACTTTACCAATAATTGGTGCTTTAGTTTTAGCTTTAGTTTGGAGTCTTTTTAAAGGTGCAACTGTTCCTTGGGGGATATTTTTTTATTATATGGGATTGATTATTGCAGTTAATATTTGCTTTTTAGGGCTTAGTTTTTTTATATCTTCAATAGTTAAAACTCAAGAAGTTGCCTTAGGAATTGCTTTTTTTGTTTGGTTATTTTTACTTGCTTTAATAGATTTACTTTTAATTGGATTTTTAATAAAAACTACAGCAAATCCAGAGTTAATCTACTCAATAGCTTTAATAAATCCATTACAAGTATTTAGAATAGGTGCTATTACTCTATTTGACCCAGAGTTATCTGTTATTGGACCAGCTAGTTATTTTATTCTTGATGAGTTTGGAAAAGAGCTAATAGCAATATATTGTATTTTTTATCCAGCTATTGTTGGATTTTTATTTAGTATTTTTGGATATTTTATTTTTAAAAGAAAGGATTTAGTGTGAAAAAGATATTTTTTTTACTTATTTTTATTTGTGTATCAATTTTTGGTGCTGATATTTTATCAAAAGAGTATAAAGATTTAAATCTTAAACAAGATATGTGTCCCGTAAAAAATGTACCTATTGAAAAACATAAAGATTGGTTGGGATATGTAGAGTTTAATGATGGAAAAATAATAGCTCTTAGCTCTCCTAAATATAGTTTTGCTTACTATTTAAAAGAGTTAAATCATAATAAAAATGAGAATATTAAAGCTATTTATGTAACAGATTTTAAAACAAAAAAGATAATTGATGCAAAAACAGCTTATTATGTTTTTGGGAGTAATCTTATGAGTGTTGGTGGAGATGATGTTATCCCTTTTGAATTAGAGTCTGATGCTAAAGAGTTTTTTGATACAAAACATGGAAAACAGATATATAGATTTGATAGAATGACAGAGAATTTTATTAACTATTTAGATATGAGATAAAAGGGATTTTATCCCTTTTTTTGGAGATACTTTAAAGTAAGTTTTCTAAATCTTCAAAACTATTTATGAAAAAATCAGCTTTTTTGAAATCTTGAGAAGTAGTAAACTCATTTTTAATAACTATACAATCAATATTTGCACTTTTTGCACTTTGTAACCCTCTTTGAGAATCTTCTACAACTATTGCTTCAAAATCTTTTGCATTAAATTTTTCTAAGCCTTTTAAATAGGGTTCAGGATGTGGTTTTGCTCTTTCATAATCTTCTACACAAAGAATAAAATCCATAAAATCTATAATTTGTCGATTTTTATGAATTAGTTCAAAATCAACTCTTCTTGAAGTTGTTACTATTGCCATTTTATATCTCTTTGATAACTCTTTTAAAATATCTTTTACTTTTGGAATTGTTATATCTTTTGTTTGTAAAAACTCTTGATAAAAGTTATCTCTTATACTTCTATGTTTTTCTATGATATCTTTTTCTATATTATTAATTTGTGCTAATTCAAAAGCACTTCCACCCTTTATCATAATTTTTTGATAAAAATCCATTTCAAGATTTAATCCTAATAGAGCAAGAGCCTTTTTATTTGCCTCAAAATACCATTTTTCAGTCTCTACTAAAACACCATCATTATCAAAAAGAATATATTTTTTTAAATTTTTCATTAATATCCTTAAATATAGAGTAAAAAAAAAGGAAGCTTTTTAAAAGCTTCCTTAAGAATATAGGAGGAGTTTAAGTTAAAAAATTATCAACTTACAAGGTGATTATAAGTGTTTATGATTAATATTATTTAAATAAACTATTAATCAAAAGTAAACAAGATAATTTTTGTCTTATTTCTCCCATTTAGCTTTTGGAGCTTTATAAGTTTTTATTTTTTCTATTATTTCATCTATGTCATCACTAACTATTAGCATATCAACAAATCTTTGTGCAATAAATCCATTTTCAACACAAGAGTATAAAAACTCAATTAATTTATCATAGTAACCATTTATATTAAAAAAAACAGATGGTTTTTGATGATGACCTATTTGAGCAGAAGATATTACATCAAAAATCTCATCAAAAGTTCCATAACCACCAGGAAGTGCTATAAAAGCATCACTTAGCTCCTCCATTTTTGCTTTTCTTTGGTTTATAGTTTCAACCTTATAAATTGATGTAATATCCATATTCTCAAGTTCTTTTGATGCTAAATCATAAGTTATTACACCAATTACTCTATTATTTTGTTTTAAAGATTCATTTGAGATTATTCCCATAAGTCCTTGTTTACTTCCACCATAAACAATATTTATATTATTAAGTGCAAGTTTTTTTGCTAATTTTATAGTTTGTTCTTTATAAATATCTTTATTCCCAAAAGCAGAACCACAATAAATTGCTACATTCATAAAGCTTTCTCCTTTTTAAATGGTTTTAAAATAATTAATAATCTTGGTAAAAGTAGTAAATTTGCTATTAATACGCTTATCATTACAACAGCTGTTAAAAGTCCAAAATATATAGTTGGAACTAAATTTGATAGCATTAAAATTGAAAACCCAATTACTATTATTATAGTTGTATGATACATAGGATGGCCAACTGTATTTAGAGCTTTATTTATAGAAACTGCATAGTTTCCATGGCTTTGTTTAAACTCAAAATCGAATCTGTGCATAAAGTGAATAGTATCATCAACTGCAATTCCAAGAGCAATAGCAGCTATTGTAATTGTCATAATATCAAGTGGAATAGAAAGCCATCCCATAATCCCAAAAACAAGTGAAATTGGAATTAAGTTTGTAATTAAAGCTATAATCACCATTTTAAAATTTCTAAATAGTATTAAAAACATAATAGCTAAAACTAAAATAGAAGCACCAGCAGTTGATATTTGAGAATCAAACAAAGATTGCAACATATTATTATATAAAACCATAAGATTTGTAAGTCTAAAAGTTGTATCTTTATTTGTGATAATCTCTTCTAAATCATGATTTATTTTTTTGATTAGCTCATTTCTTCGTAAATTATCATTTGAATCAATAATTCTCATAGTAATTCTAGCTTCGTTTGCTTCTATATTTACAAAAGGGCTTAAAATAAGTTTTTTATAATCTTCTGGGAGTTGTTTATAAATTAGAGCAAGAGTTATCCCATCTAAATCTTGATTATTATTTAAGGTTTTTCCTATTTTTAAAAGTGTTGCTAAAGATTGAACTTTTCCTATTTCAGGGATATTATTTAAATAGTCATGAATTTTTGTGATAAGTTGCATTTTATCTTGAGAGAACCAATATTGTTTATCATCTTTATTTAGTTTAAATTCATCTTCAAAATCATCAAAATTAGAAGCTTGTTCACTTTTTGTTTGAGGTTCTATATCTTTAAATTTGATAATTACATCAAGAGGAGTTGTCCCTCCTAAATTTTCATCAATTACTTTCATACCTTTATAAATTTCTGTATTAGATTTAAAATAGTTTATAAAAGAGTTTTCTACAAATATTTTAGTGCTTCCAACAACAGAAAAAATTGTAGTTAATATTGCTATAAAAATTATTTTTTTACCATGATTTAAAACTATATTAGGTAGTTTTGGAATAAAAGAAATTAGTTTTTCTTTTTTCTCTATTTCATCTTTTTTACCAATAAATATTAAAAAAATTGGGAAATATATAAAAGTTAAAAATAAAGATACCATTATTCCGACACTCATCATCAGCCCTAAATTAATAACAGGCTCTATTTTTGATAAAACAAGTGAAGAAAATCCAACAACAGTTGTAATAATTGCAAAAAAAGATGGAATTAACTTTGATAAAACAGTATTTATCGTAAGTTTATATTGGCTAGCATTTTTATATTTAAAATATAACTCTTTATATCTTTCAACTAAATGAACTACCATAGACATTGTAATTATTAGTTGAAGTGCTACAAAGTTTGATGATATAACTGTTACTTCCCAGTTAAATAGACCTAAAATTCCAGCAGTACTTAAAATAGAGATAAAACAGATAAAAAGGACTATAAAAACCCATCTAATACTTTTGAAAATATAGTATAAAACAAATATAAAGATGACAATTAAGCTTAAACCATAAATTAATAGATCGTTTTTTACAAAATGAACAGCATCATTTGCAATCATATTAACTCCACCTAAAAATATTTTGGCTTCACCTTCATAGTTTTTTATAATCTCTCTAATCTCTTCTATATTTCTACTATCATTTACTCTTACTTTTTCTCGATATTCCTTAAATTCTAAGTTATTTTTTTCTAACTCTTTTTTCTCTTCTTGGCTTAAATTTTCATTTTTTTCTTTCTCTAAAAGCTTATCTCTTTTATCAATAAACTTGAAATATTCTGTATCATCTTTTAAATGAAGTATTAAAGCAGTTGTTTTAAAATCAGAACTAACAAGAGCATTTTGATATAGTGGAGAGTTTAAAAACTCTTTTTCTACTAAAGACTTATCAAACTCTTTTGTACTTAAGCTATCAACTCCAGCAACTAAATCAGAAATAGGACGAATAGGCGATTGAAGTAGAGGAACTGTAAGAATAGAATCAACTTTAGCGATATTTTCTACCTTTAAGAAATCATTAGAGATACTTTTTATACTTTCTAAAGTTTCATTATCTAAAAGGTTTTTTTTAGGAGAAAAAGTAACTATTAAAAAATTTGAATTTTCATATTTTTTAAAACTTTCTCTAAAAAATTTTAAATCTTCATCATCTTCTAAAAGTAATGTTTCAGCACTTGCATCAATTTGCATATTTTTTGCATTATAAGATAAATAGCCTACAAAAATTGAGGCTATTATTAAAAATAGTACTGGATACTTAAAAATTAAAGTATCATAAAATTTTTTATACATATTTATTGATTTTTAAATTGAGCAAACATTTCATCAAAAGATTTCTCTTTTAAAAGTCCTGCAAATTGTTGTCTATATGTTTGAATAATGCTAACACCAATTAAATCAATATCATATATATACCATTCATCATTTTTTTCATAGAAATTGTAATTAATGCTATAAGTTCCCTCTTTACCTACAAGTTCGGTTTTGAGTTGGAGTCTTGTATTATTGTAAGGTTCTAAAGATATGATTTTAACTTTTTGGTCATTGTAAAGTTCCAATTTATCACTATAAGATTTTTTTAATTTCTCTTCAAAAGTTTTTATAAACTCTTTTTGTTTCTCTTCATTTAAACTTGCCCAAATATCTTTTCCAAGAGCTATTTTTGCCATAAGTTCAAAATCAAAACTATCACTTACAATATTTATAACCTCTTTTTTCTTATCATCTTTTGAGATACTTTTATCTTTTAAAATGATTAAAACACTATCGATTTTGTTTTCCATCTCTTTTTTTATTTCATCTTTTTTTAGTGCAAAACTATTTGTAAAGAGTATGGTTAAAAGTATTGAAATCTTTAGTAAATTATTTTTTAACATATTATTCCTTTATCTCTTTTTCTCTTTTTTGAGTATAAGCATCTCTTAAAAATGGATATAAATCAATAGCATCTGCTTTGATTTTTTCATAGAAATCCGGATGGAAAGAGTACTCATTTGTTTTAAATAAAATATCAATTCCTAGCTCTTGTAGGCTATCTTGAGGTATTTTATAAGGTATTGTATTATGTGCTAATTGACTTGTTGGTGCTAAAGCTAAGTCAGCACTAAGACCTACAACATCTCTTAAATTTGAAGGTCCTAGAATTGGTAAAACTATATGAAATCCTTGACCAACTCCCCAATATCCAAGAGTTTGTCCAAAATCTTCTCTATAAATTTTCATTCCTAAAGTATTTGTTGCTTGATCCATAAAGCCTCCAAGTCCAAAAACAGTATTTACCATAAATCTACCTAGTTCTTTACTAGCATTTTGAAATTTAAATTGTAAAAGATTATTTACAAATCTAATAGGAAACATTAAGTTTGTAAAAAAGTTATTTATTCCTGTTCTTGCAGTTTCTGGCATAATATAGGCGTAACCTTTTGCAACAGGAGAAGCAATATGTGTATAAAATCCGTCATTAAAAGATGTCATAGCTCTATTATAACCACTTAATGGGTCAAAAACTACACTATTCATTGGCTTAAATTCACTCTCTATATCATCTGCAAAATCATCTTGCGAAGCATTGCTATAAAGAGCAAAAGAAGATATAAAAAGTATTATACAAAATAGTTTTTTCATAAAAATCCTTTAAAATAAAACAAACATTATATATAAAATTGGTACAAAGTAACTTTAATAGAAATTTATTATAAAATTGATTTACCAAAAAATTATTAAAATATTGCTATAATAAAAGCTAATTTTACTAAATTATATTGGAGTTGTTTTATGGGTAGAGCTTTTGAATATAGAAAAGCAGCAAAGATGAAAAGATGGGGAAATATGTCAAGAGTATTTCCGAAATTGGCACGAGCTATAGAAGTAGCTGCAAAAACAGGTGTTCCTGATCCAGAAATGAATTCAGCTTTAAGAACTGCAATTTTAAATGCAAAAGCTGAAAATATGCCAAAAGCAAATATAGATGCAGCAATAAAAAGGGCAACAGGAAAAGACGCAGCAAACTTTTCTGAAGTAAATTTTGAAGGTAAAGGACCACATGGTGTTCTAATTTTTGTTGAAACAGCAACAGATAATAATACTAGAACAGTTGCAAATATTAAAATGTATTTTAATAAAACACAGGGGCAAGTTGTACCTACAGGTTCTTTAGAGTTTTTCTTTGATAGAAAGGCTATTTTTGAATTTAATAAACCAAATAATTATGAACTTGAAGATTTAGAGATGGAGTTAATTGATGCTGGACTTGAAGAGCTTGAAGAGGAAGATGGAGTTGTTCTTGCTTATGCAAATTACACAGATTTTGGAAATATGAATAATAAATTTGAAGAGTTAGGAATTGAACTTACAAAAGCTGAATTAAAAAGAATTCCAAATAATCCTCAAGAGTTTAGTGAAGCTCAACAAGAAGATATTGGGAAATTAATAGAAAAGCTTGAAGAAGATGATGATGTTCAAGCAGTTTATACAAATATAGCTTAGATTTTTAAGGAGATTAAATATGCAAGAGAATAAAAAAGTGTCAAATGAAACTAGTGAATTAGGAAATGTTGATCAAATTAGAGAGATTTTATTTGGTTCTCAATCAAGAGAGCTAAATAAAAGATTTGAAAAGCTGGAAGTTGATATTAAAAGGTCTTTTGATGATTTAAAATCAAAAATTGAATTTAGTCAAAAAGAGTTTAATCAAAAACTTGAAAATGAAGTTGAGTTAATATCAAAAAGAATTAAAAATCTAACAACAACTCAGCAAGATGAATTAGCAGATATAAAGGATAGTAACTTAAAACAAGAGAAAAGAATTCAGCACAATATTGATTTATTAAATGAAGAGATAGGTGTAAAAATAGAGCAACTTACTAAAGATCAAAATGATAGTAAAAAATCTTTAAGTGAAGAGTTGAATTTTCTAAAATTAGAAGTTTTTGAGTTTATTGAAGAAAAATTAGCACAAATGAACAATATTAAACTTTCAAGAGATGATGCAGCTGAAATTATTATGGAAGCAGCTTTAAGAATTAAAGGAAATAATATTCAAAGTCAATTAAATTTAATTGAAGAGCCACAGCTACAAGAGTAGTTTAAGAATGAATGAACTAGAAAAATTAAAAGAGCTTTTATTAAAAAATGAGCTTGAAGATTTTGATGAGTTAAAAAAACAATTAAAAAAATTAGACTTTGAGTTTAATAGTAGTGAGCATATAAAAGAAAAAATATCTCCTGTTGTTGCAACAGCAATAAAAGAGAGTATAAAATCCTCAAAAGATGATGTTGTTGATAGCTTATATCCTATTATAGGAAATATGATTACAAAGTATGTATCAAGAACATTTGAAGATATGATTAACTCTATTAATAATCAAATTAGAAATAGATTCTCTTTTAAAGCAATTAGTAGAAAATTAAGAGCAAAAGCACAAGGTATTAGTGAAACAGAGCTTTTAATAAAAGAGAATAGTAAAGCATATATAAAAACAGTTTTTTTAATAGATAAAAATAGTGGAGTTGTTTTAACGACTTTAGAGAATAAAAATAGCACTATTATTGAACCTGAAATGGTTGCTTCGATGCTTACAGCTATTAGAAGTTTTGTAAATGATTGGATTAAACAAAATGAAGAGAATAAAGAGCTAAATACTATTGATTATGGTGGAAGTAAGATTATTATTGAAACGGCAACAACTTGTTATTTAGCCACTATTGTTGATGGAGCTATTACAAAAGATACTTATAGAAAAATAGAAGAGGCTTTAGCTTCAATTGTTTCTAAATATGGAAGTAAAATAAGAGATTTTAATGGAAATTTAGATGATTTACCATTAGAAAATATTAATAAAGTTTTATTACCACTTTTGAGTTATGAAGAGTATATTGAGAAAAATGAAAAAATTCATCCAATAATTTATATTTTTCCAATAGTTATATTAATTATAATCTCTTATTTTATTTATAACTATATTATTGATAGTAATTTAGAAAAAAAGGCAAATGAGCTACTTTTTAAAAATCCTTCTCTAACAATTTATAGGCTTGAAGCAGAGGTTAAAAATCGAGATATTTTTATAAATGGAGTTGTTCCAAACACTATTTATAAAGATATGGTCTTTAATGAGATAAAAAAATTGGATAAAGTAAAAAATATAGAAAACAATATTCAAGTTATAGATTATATAAATAATCCAAAAGATATTTATGACAAAGTTACATATTTACGAATGGCACTAAATCAAAAAGATGGAAATAAAATAGAGTATAGTTATAATTATCCAAATTTAAAAATATTTGGTTCAGTTATTAGTAAGGCTGAGAAAAAATATGTTGAGAGTCAATTCTCTTTTATTGAAGGTTTAGATAGTATTGATTTTGACATAAAGATTATTCCACCTAATATAGATGAAGTTATTCATTTTGATTTAAACTCTTCTGAAATTTCGCCAAATCAAGAGTATAAACTTATAAATATTATAAATTTACTTCATAAATTAGATGATGATTTAGTTCTAGAAATTTATGGTTTTAGAGATTTTAGTGGAACTTTAGAGAGAAATGAAGCTTTAGTAAATGAAAGAGCAAAAACTATTATGAAATATTTAAAATTAAAAGGAAATATTTCTCAAAAATTGGTTAGTATAGGTTTAAATGAAGTTCCAAAAGATATAGATGAAAAAGAGTATCCAGAGCAAGGTAGAAAAGTAGTATTCAAGTGGAAAAAGTAGGGAATAATGTTTAGCTATAAAATAGTATTAGTTGGAGATTTTGGTACAGGGAAAACAAGTCTTGTAAGAAGATTTGTTGATAATAGTTTTAGTGAAGAGTATAAAAGTAGTATAGGTGTATCTATTTCAAAAAAATTATTAAAGCAAGAGTTAAATGATGAAATTTATGATTCTACTATGATGATTTGGGATATAGAAGGAAAAACAGAGTTTAAATCAATTTTTTCTTATCATTTAGTAGGTGCTAAAGCTTTTATAATAGTTGCAGATTTAAGTAGAATGGATAGTATAAATTCTATAGAAGAGCATATAAGACTTTGTGAAAAAACTGTTGTAAATGCTCCAATAATTATTGCATTAAATAAGTGTGATTTAGAACATATAGATATAAATTTAGAAAATATAAAAAATCTATCTCCTAATATAATTAATGTTTTAAAAACTTCAGCAAAAGAGGATAAATTAGTAAATGATATTTTTGAGATATTAAATTTAAAAATTATTGAAGGGACAATAAAATGAAACAAGATATTTTACTTCCAATAGTTTCTAGAAAATATAATCTCTCTTATATTATTTTTGATGAAGATTTTAAAATTTTAGATTTTTCTTTAAATATGAGAGAGTTTGTTGAAGATGATTTAAAAATAGAGTTAAATACAGATATAAGAGATATTTTTTGGGAGTTTGTAGGGTTAGAAAATGATTTGAAGAATTTGGTAGATTTAAAAAAGAGATATATTCATATTCCATTAATATCAAGGAATTCTCTTTTTTATGATATAAATATAGAGCTTTGTGAAATATCTAATAATAAAGTTTTTATTGCAATGTTCTCAAAACAGTTAAGTAACTCTTTAAATTATTTAAAAACAATACAAAAAATAAATCAAAATAATTTGGAAAAATATTATAAAGAGGAGTCTAAACAGAAGTATTATAATCTTATTAATGAGAAATTAATTAGTTTTAATATTAACCATTTAGGAAATATTACAAAAGTAAATAATGCTTGTTCTTTCTTTTTAGGAGTAGATAAACAAGCTTTAATCGGAAAGCATTTCTCTAATTATTTTTTTTCAAGAGAAAATAAAGTAAATATAAGTGCAAATAGCCATATTTTTAGAGCAATAAATTTTGCAAATAAAGAGATATTTTTTCATGCTGATATTATTCCAATTTCATCTAAAACTAAATCCGAAAAGATTGTAATTTGTCAAGATATTACATATTTAAAAAAAATAGAGACAGAACTCGAATATGCTGTAAATCATGATAGTTTAACAGGGTTACCTAATAGACTATTTTTAAAGAAAAAACTTGAATCTTGTATAGAAAGATATAATAAAGACAAAGAGATTTTTGCTATTTGTTTTATTGATTTAAATAAATTTAAAGAAGTTAATGATACTTATGGACATCATGTTGGTGATATGCTTTTGAAACATTTAGCTGATGTGCTACAAGGAGTTGTTAGAGAAAATGATGTAGTTGCAAGACTAGGAGGAGATGAGTTTATAATTCTTCTTAAAAATCTTGATTCTATAGAGTATTTAGATAGAACTATAAATAGAATAAAAGAGGTTTCAAAAAATAGTCCAATGCACTATAATGAGAAATTAACTATTGAAATATCTTTTAGTTTTGGAATTAGTGTTTATCCTTATGATGGAAATGATATTGATACTTTAATTGATATCGCAGATAAAAATATGTATGAGAGTAAAAAAAGAGCTTTTTAAGCTCTTTATTTAGTATTTATTTTATTTATAACCTTTTGTATGTCACTAGCTCTTGTATTTGAGTTTGGATGTGTTGAAAAAAAATCTGTTCCATCACTTTTTCCTTCACTCATATTTTGCCAAAATTTTATTGCTTCATTTATATTGAATCCAGCTTTATACATTAAATGAATTCCAATTTCATCTGCTTCACTCTCTTGCATTCTTCCATAAGGAAGCATAATTCCAAGATTTGATCCTAAACCATAGGCTTGATTAAAAGCATTTTGATATTGTGGAGCAGCTGTTCCAATTACAATATTTCCTACCATACCAACACCTTGTTGAATCATACTTTGACTCATTCTTTCAGCTCCATGTCTTGCAAGGGCATGAGCAATTTCATGTGAAATTACAGTTGCAAGTTGATCATCATTTTTAGCATATTTTAAAATTCCTGTATATACTACAACTTTTCCACCAGGTAAACAAAAGGCATTTGCTTGATTATCTTCAATTAAATTAAACTCCCATTTAAAATCAGGCTTATTAGCAACTTGTGCTATTTTTTGTCCAATATTTTTTACCCTTTTTGCATCTGTTGTATTAGTTATAACTTTTGCTTCACTTAAAGCTTCTTTGTAAGATTTTTCACCAAGAGCCATCT
The Aliarcobacter faecis genome window above contains:
- a CDS encoding M48 family metallopeptidase — encoded protein: MIRSKQTILLLLSTFIFIGCSSKTPYTNRSQMIFVSSSEEMALGEKSYKEALSEAKVITNTTDAKRVKNIGQKIAQVANKPDFKWEFNLIEDNQANAFCLPGGKVVVYTGILKYAKNDDQLATVISHEIAHALARHGAERMSQSMIQQGVGMVGNIVIGTAAPQYQNAFNQAYGLGSNLGIMLPYGRMQESEADEIGIHLMYKAGFNINEAIKFWQNMSEGKSDGTDFFSTHPNSNTRASDIQKVINKINTK
- a CDS encoding sensor domain-containing diguanylate cyclase, with the protein product MKQDILLPIVSRKYNLSYIIFDEDFKILDFSLNMREFVEDDLKIELNTDIRDIFWEFVGLENDLKNLVDLKKRYIHIPLISRNSLFYDINIELCEISNNKVFIAMFSKQLSNSLNYLKTIQKINQNNLEKYYKEESKQKYYNLINEKLISFNINHLGNITKVNNACSFFLGVDKQALIGKHFSNYFFSRENKVNISANSHIFRAINFANKEIFFHADIIPISSKTKSEKIVICQDITYLKKIETELEYAVNHDSLTGLPNRLFLKKKLESCIERYNKDKEIFAICFIDLNKFKEVNDTYGHHVGDMLLKHLADVLQGVVRENDVVARLGGDEFIILLKNLDSIEYLDRTINRIKEVSKNSPMHYNEKLTIEISFSFGISVYPYDGNDIDTLIDIADKNMYESKKRAF
- a CDS encoding Rab family GTPase produces the protein MFSYKIVLVGDFGTGKTSLVRRFVDNSFSEEYKSSIGVSISKKLLKQELNDEIYDSTMMIWDIEGKTEFKSIFSYHLVGAKAFIIVADLSRMDSINSIEEHIRLCEKTVVNAPIIIALNKCDLEHIDINLENIKNLSPNIINVLKTSAKEDKLVNDIFEILNLKIIEGTIK